Proteins from one Lepidochelys kempii isolate rLepKem1 chromosome 6, rLepKem1.hap2, whole genome shotgun sequence genomic window:
- the ZNF646 gene encoding zinc finger protein 646, giving the protein MEEPDCEPSQPQREERPFKCGQCQRSYRHAGSLVNHRRTHEVGLFTCLLCGKEFSNPMALKNHLRIHTEERRHRCPDCGRSFRVASQLASHRHSAHASRGQKGEEDGENNFQQGQDSSSSDADVFPALEGGGAGTLLSNLEKYIAESVVPADFSQLEFPGKAEEGQEAPGLPAEERRYKCNQCDKAYKHAGSLTNHKQSHTLGVYQCAVCFKEFSNLMALKNHSRLHSEYRPYKCPLCCKAFRLPSELLSHQKAHEKARWAGRAPSEGSEHSVSEEDSIETSAKLDIYQPPAAAFGEGAPCSLKDGAKAGGGDRGSPDGELCVRCGGNFADEEELRNHSCLYPEEEEEEKEDGGGLAQPTTDSEGAWEASSKDGDQARPYQCGECGRTYRHAGSLINHKKSHQTGVYSCNFCCKQLFNLAALKNHLRIHLKSKPASRPSLRYSCPPAPEEAACHLDQSPAEPAGGERATELPGRGEADGGDALKEEEAGCMEEEEDGALEERPYRCGECGRTYRHRGSLVNHRHTHRTGVYQCSLCPKQYSNLMALRNHVRMHFRASRGKERGNYPCASCGESFEGEAEFQWHQLRHAPGDTAPCPKEGKEEEEPGSIRTQEAALLQAIKRDVEELEAVGPGPGMSHICGCCGMTFHDLASLQSHALVHGDGEPCTGEGEVEPPGRRVYSCELCGKSYRHSGSLINHKQTHQTGDFECSLCAKRFSNVAAFKSHLRGHQKPRRGRAGLEEEEEGGVAEAEPRDAPDGTMQPEGSGDVGHGGPESTRVGEEGALSEEEPQRSYNLRGGSAVNGWQQLKEEEEAEASPPGSPNSEPYPGEILDHKNSQQLGIYQCSLCPKEYSDLEALKSHFRGHATAQQPGASAEERPFLCSLCGMIFPGETDLQRHHGLAHGGDGEPQEGSLEADEAAAFPGLQQEGEERPDERDGEEEMLLSHICGYCGQTFDDMASLEEHSLGHREEKEAALADTTIQLRLGPRLELPEEQKTGVTPPDSRPYACGQCGKTYRHGGSLVNHKKTHQVGDYQCGVCSRQYPNLSAYRNHLRNHPKCKLNDSRPAGNGNSAGKEPVLPHGREGGEAAAAPAPGKRDPGGSDAEEGKLHVCDVCGELCKGAAGLEAHCATQHPEEEEELVRAAKEEDEEGGSGEEGATSERPFCCEQCGRSYKHAGSLINHKQTHKTGLFRCAICQKLFYNLMALKNHNRIHFETKRYRCTQCPKAFRLQKQLASHQRVHRERRPPLPSSSSRKLAHAKRAGKAHADGGRVSEPPRAPKKDPEERPYRCEQCGRTYRHAGSLLNHRKSHKTGHYCCPVCPRAYPNLMALKNHQRIHFEVKRHRCPDCGKAFKWQRQLVRHQLIHAQRWPRPGCRSSPARPLLEGSTLVRSKTAREWRAARREQGGSHVDASGGHGDGGHLGTTSGGHVSGTSGPHVDSSHVGSASIGASGGHVVGGASGGHGDSRHVGSTSGSHVGSASIGASGDRVDTGTQTPVGVSSAPLGPFQCPVCPKQFPTPSALKNHGRVHTKKRFECSECGKAYRASRDLVQHLWRHQAEAEAGAAPGTNGLVDQRPYKCDRCERTYRHAGSLLHHKKVHTTGLYHCPACLKEFHNLLALTYHLRTHSDKKGRCCPDCGQAFRTSSRLASHAKACHGQAGRAKPGHAATGGAQGPEAGPCQDTGVDGNATVTMGQVS; this is encoded by the coding sequence ATGGAAGAGCCCGACTGCGAGCCGAGCCAGCCGCAGCGGGAGGAGCGGCCGTTCAAATGCGGGCAGTGTCAGCGTAGCTACCGCCATGCCGGCAGCCTGGTCAACCACCGGCGCACCCACGAGGTGGGACTCTTCACCTGCCTGCTGTGCGGCAAGGAGTTCTCGAACCCCATGGCCCTGAAGAATCACCTCCGCATCCATACCGAGGAGAGGCGCCACCGGTGCCCGGACTGCGGCCGCAGCTTCCGCGTCGCCTCCCAGCTGGCCAGCCATCGCCATTCGGCCCACGCCAGCCGCGGCCAGAAGGGAGAGGAGGACGGGGAGAACAACTTCCAGCAAGGGCAGGACTCCTCGTCATCGGATGCCGACGTCTTCCCCGCGCTAGAGGGCGGCGGCGCCGGGACGTTGCTGAGCAACCTGGAGAAATACATTGCCGAATCGGTGGTGCCGGCTGATTTCTCCCAGCTGGAGTTCCCTGGCAAAGCGGAGGAAGGCCAGGAGGCCCCCGGCCTGCCGGCAGAGGAGCGGCGCTATAAATGCAACCAGTGCGATAAGGCCTACAAGCATGCGGGCAGCCTCACTAACCACAAGCAGAGCCACACGCTGGGCGTCTACCAGTGCGCCGTCTGCTTCAAGGAGTTCTCCAACCTCATGGCGCTCAAGAACCACTCCCGGCTGCACTCGGAGTACCGCCCCTACAAGTGCCCATTGTGCTGTAAGGCTTTCCGCCTGCCCAGCGAGCTGCTGAGCCACCAGAAGGCCCACGAGAAAGCCCGGTGGGCTGGGAGAGCCCCCTCGGAGGGCTCGGAACACAGCGTCTCAGAGGAGGACTCCATTGAGACTTCGGCCAAGCTGGATATCTACCAGCCGCCGGCGGCCGCCTTCGGAGAGGGCGCCCCCTGCAGTTTGAAGGATGGGGCGAAGGCTGGGGGCGGGGACCGGGGCAGTCCAGATGGGGAGCTGTGCGTGAGGTGCGGGGGAAACTTCGCCGATGAGGAAGAGCTGAGGAACCACAGCTGCCTCtacccagaggaggaggaagaggagaaagaggaTGGGGGTGGCTTGGCCCAACCCACGACGGATTCAGAAGGGGCCTGGGAAGCCAGCAGTAAGGACGGAGACCAAGCGCGGCCCTACCAGTGCGGGGAGTGTGGCCGGACCTACCGCCATGCCGGCAGCCTCATCAACCACAAGAAAAGCCACCAGACGGGTGTCTACAGCTGCAACTTCTGCTGCAAGCAGCTCTTCAACCTGGCGGCCCTTAAGAACCACCTGCGGATACACCTCAAATCTAAGCCGGCCTCCCGGCCCAGCCTCCGGTACTCCTGCCCCCCAGCGCCTGAAGAGGCTGCTTGCCACCTCGACCAGAGCCCCGCTGAGCCAGCCGGCGGGGAGAGGGCCACAGAGCTGCCAGGCCGCGGGGAAGCGGATGGAGGAGATGCTCTCAAAGAGGAGGAGGCTGGTtgcatggaggaggaagaggatggggcaTTAGAGGAGCGGCCTTACCGCTGCGGGGAGTGCGGCCGGACCTACCGGCACCGGGGCAGCCTGGTCAACCACCGGCACACCCACCGGACAGGCGTCTACCAGTGCTCCCTGTGCCCGAAGCAGTACTCCAACCTGATGGCCCTACGCAACCACGTCCGCATGCATTTTCGAGCGTCGCGGGGCAAGGAGCGGGGGAACTACCCATGTGCCAGCTGCGGAGAGAGCTTTGAGGGGGAGGCAGAATTCCAGTGGCACCAGCTGCGCCACGCGCCTGGGgacaccgccccctgccccaaggaggggaaggaggaggaggaaccagGCAGCATCCGCACGCAGGAGGCAGCCCTGCTGCAGGCCATCAAGCGAGATGTGGAGGAGTTGGAGGCGGTGGGGCCTGGGCCAGGGATGTCTCACATATGTGGCTGCTGCGGGATGACCTTTCACGACCTGGCCAGTTTGCAGAGCCACGCCCTGGTGCATGGCGATGGGGAGCCTTGCACGGGAGAAGGCGAGGTGGAGCCGCCAGGCAGACGGGTGTACAGTTGCGAGCTCTGCGGCAAGTCCTACCGCCACTCGGGCAGCCTGATCAACCACAAACAGACGCACCAGACGGGGGATTTTGAGTGCTCGCTCTGTGCCAAACGCTTCTCCAACGTGGCTGCCTTCAAGAGCCACTTACGTGGCCACCAGAAGCCGAGGAGGGGCCGAGCggggctggaggaggaagaggaagggggcGTGGCGGAGGCGGAGCCCAGAGATGCCCCTGATGGGACGATGCAGCCGGAGGGAAGTGGAGATGTTGGGCATGGTGGCCCGGAGAGTACCCGGGTTGGAGAGGAGGGGGCGCTGAGCGAGGAGGAGCCCCAGCGGAGCTACAATCTGCGGGGAGGCAGTGCGGTGAACGGGTGGCAACAgctgaaagaggaggaggaggccgaAGCGTCACCACCCGGCAGCCCCAACTCTGAGCCCTACCCAGGCGAAATCCTCGACCACAAGAACAGCCAGCAGCTGGGCATATACCAGTGCTCCCTGTGCCCAAAGGAATACTCAGACCTGGAGGCACTGAAGAGCCACTTCCGCGGCCATGCCACAGCCCAGCAGCCGGGTGCCAGTGCCGAGGAACGTCCCTTCCTTTGCAGCCTCTGCGGCATGATCTTCCCAGGTGAGACGGACCTGCAGCGCCACCACGGCCTGGCTCACGGCGGGGATGGGGAGCCACAGGAAGGCAGCTTGGAGGCTGACGAGGCTGCGGCTTTCCCCGGGCTccagcaggagggggaggagcggccAGATGAGCGCGACGGGGAGGAAGAAATGCTCCTCTCCCACATCTGTGGCTACTGTGGGCAGACGTTCGATGACATGGCAAGCCTCGAAGAGCACAGCCTGGGCCACCGGGAGGAGAAGGAAGCGGCGTTGGCTGACACCACCATCCAGCTGCGGCTGGGACCGCGTCTGGAGCTGCCGGAGGAGCAGAAAACCGGTGTGACGCCCCCAGACAGCCGTCCCTATGCCTGTGGGCAGTGCGGGAAAACTTACCGGCACGGTGGCAGCCTGGTCAACCACAAGAAGACCCACCAGGTGGGAGATTACCAGTGTGGCGTCTGCTCTCGGCAGTACCCCAACCTGTCCGCCTACCGCAACCATCTCCGTAATCACCCCAAGTGTAAGCTGAATGACAGCCGGCCGGCCGGCAATGGGAACAGTGCAGGGAAGGAGCCGGTGCTCCCGCacggcagggagggaggagaggcagcCGCGGCCCCAGCTCCCGGAAAACGGGACCCAGGTGGCAGCGATGCCGAGGAGGGCAAGCTGCACGTGTGTGATGTCTGTGGGGAGCTGTGCAAGGGCGCGGCGGGGCTGGAGGCACACTGTGCCACCCAGCAcccggaggaggaggaagagctggtCCGTGCTGCcaaggaggaagatgaggagggtGGCAGCGGGGAGGAAGGCGCCACGTCGGAGCGCCCCTTCTGCTGCGAGCAGTGTGGCCGAAGCTACAAGCACGCGGGCAGCCTGATCAACCACAAGCAGACCCACAAGACGGGCCTCTTCCGCTGCGCCATCTGCCAGAAGCTGTTCTACAACCTCATGGCCTTGAAGAACCACAACCGCATCCACTTCGAGACCAAGCGCTACAGGTGCACCCAGTGCCCCAAGGCCTTCCGCCTTCAGAAGCAGCTGGCCAGCCACCAGCGTGTCCACCGCGAGAGGAGACCGCCACTGCCCTCCTCGTCCTCCAGGAAGTTGGCTCACGCCAAGAGAGCAGGCAAGGCCCACGCCGACGGTGGCAGGGTCTCGGAGCCGCCCAGGGCCCCCAAGAAGGACCCCGAGGAGCGGCCGTACCGGTGTGAGCAATGTGGGCGGACCTACCGCCATGCCGGCAGCCTTCTCAACCACCGCAAGAGCCACAAGACGGGTCATTACTGCTGCCCCGTCTGCCCCCGGGCCTACCCTAACCTCATGGCCCTCAAGAACCACCAGCGCATCCACTTCGAGGTCAAGCGCCACCGCTGCCCCGACTGCGGCAAAGCCTTCAAATGGCAGAGACAGCTGGTGAGGCACCAGCTGATCCATGCCCAGCGCTGGCCTCGTCCCGGCTGCAGGAgctcccccgcccgccccctACTAGAGGGCAGCACCCTTGTCCGGAGCAAGACGGCACGAGAATGGCGGGCCGCCCGGAGGGAGCAGGGCGGCAGCCATGTTGACGCCTCAGGTGGCCACGGGGACGGTGGCCATCTTGGCACTACCTCAGGTGGCCATGTTAGTGGTACCTCAGGCCCTCATGTTGACAGCAGCCATGTGGGCAGTGCCTCAATTGGTGCCTCAGGTGGCCATGTTGTTGGTGGCGCCTCAGGCGGCCATGGTGATAGCCGCCATGTTGGCAGTACCTCAGGCAGCCATGTGGGCAGCGCCTCAATTGGCGCCTCAGGCGACCGTGTTGACACGGGCACCCAAACCCCAGTGGGCGTCAGTTCGGCGCCCCTTGGCCCTTTCCAGTGCCCGGTCTGCCCCAAGCAATTTCCCACCCCATCAGCCCTCAAGAACCACGGCCGGGTCCACACTAAGAAGCGTTTCGAGTGCTCGGAGTGCGGCAAGGCCTACCGGGCCTCTCGGGACTTGGTCCAACACCTGTGGCGGCACCAGGCGGAGGCAGAGGCTGGCGCCGCTCCTGGCACCAATGGCCTGGTGGACCAGCGCCCCTACAAGTGCGACCGTTGCGAGCGGACGTACCGCCACgctggcagcctcctccaccacAAGAAGGTCCACACCACCGGTCTCTACCACTGCCCCGCCTGCCTCAAGGAGTTCCACAACCTCTTGGCCCTTACCTACCACCTCCGCACCCACTCGGACAAGAAAGGCCGCTGCTGCCCGGACTGCGGCCAGGCCTTCCGGACTTCCAGCCGCTTAGCCAGCCACGCCAAGGCCTGCCACGGCCAGGCCGGCCGCGCCAAACCCGGCCACGCTGCCACAGGAGGGGCCCAGGGGCCTGAGGCAGGCCCCTGCCAGGACACAGGGGTGGATGGCAATGCCACTGTCACCATGGGGCAAGTTAGCTGA
- the LOC140912328 gene encoding perforin-1-like produces MPRFGAFIPLLLFIFPGASSHCHTGTVNECKEHTAFVPGHSLVGMGIDVTTMARKGADLVDSSDWQNPDGTCTLCRNQFQGGQWQRLPLAVVDWRVHVSCQQNLTSSVQQSAMGMLELAASAVQNDWKVGLDVPVKPKVNVQVALAGSHSKLASFLLDHTRKDKYSFMSHEVSCGYYRFRVSETPPLTSHFTLALENLPEQYDSKSKLEYQQLISNYGTHYLSQLQLGGRARDVTAVRVCEAAMSSLTDDEIKDCLSMEAAKSIGMGSVKDGHSKCEEEKKKGKIQGSFHETYRERHVEVEGGESTTDVLFGSDAKVFSTWIERLKASPGLVSYLLNPIHILLEQDDPKREALRRAVSEYIRERALWRNCTRSCPSGTQRSAHDPCSCVCPGDTMTNTMCCSRERGLGKLTVTVKKASGLWGDYFTATDAFVKVFFERREIRTGTIWNNNNPVWNVHLDFGTVRITSTSKIHIEVWDEDNKWDDDLLGSCDILLEAGGPHQKDCYLNHGRIWFQYSLRCGPHLGGRSCFDYVSQPPQLGRAKGKEVEAF; encoded by the exons atgccCAGATTTGGTGCCttcatccccctcctcctcttcatcttccCCGGGGCCTCCTCCCATTGTCACACAGGCACGGTCAATGAATGCAAGGAGCACACGGCCTTCGTGCCCGGGCACAGCTTGGTAGGAATGGGCATCGATGTGACCACGATGGCCAGGAAGGGCGCCGATCTGGTGGACAGCAGCGACTGGCAGAATCCAGACGGCACCTGCACCCTGTGCCGGAACCAATTTCAAGGAGGGCAGTGGCAGAGGCTGCCTCTGGCTGTGGTGGACTGGAGGGTCCACGTCTCATGCCAACAGAACCTGACTAGCTCGGTGCAGCAGTCGGCCATGGGCATGTTGGAGTTGGCGGCGTCCGCGGTGCAGAACGACTGGAAGGTGGGGCTGGACGTGCCTGTGAAGCCCAAGGTTAATGTCCAGGTGGCGCTGGCCGGATCACATTCCAAACTGGCCAGTTTCCTGCTAGACCACACGCGGAAGGACaaatacagcttcatgagccatgaggTCTCCTGCGGCTATTACAG GTTCCGGGTCAGCGAGACGCCCCCGCTCACCAGCCATTTCACTCTGGCACTGGAGAACCTCCCGGAGCAGTACGACAGCAAATCCAAGCTGGAGTACCAGCAGCTAATCAGCAACTACGGCACCCACTACctgtcccagctgcagctggggggccGGGCACGGGACGTGACGGCCGTGCGGGTCTGCGAAGCGGCAATGAGCAGCTTGACTGACGACGAGATCAAGGACTGCTTGAGCATGGAGGCAGCCAAGAGTATCGGAATGGGCTCAGTCAAGGATGGGCACAGCAAGTgcgaggaggagaagaagaaggggaagatcCAGGGGAGCTTCCACGAGACGTATCGGGAGCGCCacgtggaggtggagggaggagagagcacGACTGATGTGCTCTTCGGGAGTGATGCCAAGGTCTTCTCCACCTGGATAGAGAGACTCAAAGCCAGCCCCGGCCTGGTGTCCTATTTGCTGAACCCCATCCACATCCTGCTGGAGCAGGATGACCCCAAGCGGGAGGCACTGAGGCGGGCGGTGAGTGAGTACATCCGTGAGAGGGCCCTGTGGAGGAATTGCACCCGAAGCTGCCCCTCGGGGACTCAACGCAGCGCCCATGACCCCTGCTCCTGCGTCTGCCCCGGGGATACCATGACCAACACCATGTGCTGCTCGCGGGAGCGCGGCCTGGGGAAGCTCACGGTGACAGTGAAGAAGGCCAGCGGCCTGTGGGGGGATTACTTTACTGCTACGGATGCCTTCGTCAAGGTCTTCTTTGAGAGAAGGGAGATCCGGACCGGCACCATCTGGAACAACAACAATCCCGTCTGGAACGTCCACTTAGACTTCGGTACCGTCCGCATCACCAGCACCAGCAAGATCCACATAGAGGTCTGGGACGAGGACAACAAGTGGGACGATGACCTGCTGGGAAGCTGCGACATCCTGCTGGAGGCTGGGGGGCCCCACCAGAAGGATTGCTACCTGAACCACGGCCGCATCTGGTTCCAGTACAGCCTGCGCTGTGGGCCCCACCTCGGGGGCCGGAGCTGCTTCGACTATGTCTCCCAGCCACCCCAGCTGGGAAGAGCcaaggggaaggaggtggaggccTTCTAG
- the ZNF668 gene encoding zinc finger protein 668 isoform X1: MQRAAPRPTPAKMEEPEVSIVVKLEGDSEEEEEKEEPASYAKCGRRYKCLACSKTFPSVPRVLRHAKCHAGGGPATAKHTCPSCAKEFPDRSQLHKHQLSHSAERPFQCPQCSKAYKTAPELRSHGRSHTGEKPFICQECGKAFMQPVCLRVHMARHTGDLPFRCSHCAKGYGTLSKLKIHQRAHTGEKPYTCGECGKAFADPSVFRKHRRIHAGLRPYQCGACQKTYAELKDLKNHERSHTGEKPFLCSDCGKAFSRSSSLTCHQRIHAEQKPYRCGQCGKGFTQLSSYQSHQRTHSGEKPFLCPQCGRMFSDPSSFRRHQRAHQGVKPYQCDKCSKAFRQPADLAMHQRIHTGERPYKCPQCDKTFVASWDLKRHQLVHSGERPFQCGECGKSFAERASLTKHHRVHSGERPFKCGRCGKTFVVSSSLRKHERTHGERRGGGEEEEAAEEDAGAAARHVCRLCGAAFGEAAGLRHHRRGEHPEAAPEAPTCAECGEAFASPYDLRKHERLHPGLRPFPCPECGKGFSDRAGLRKHERIHSGVRPHACPRCGKAFLGASDLRKHLRTHGPAPGPPLDEAAPPPNGPGGCLPDGLHQSS, encoded by the exons ATGCAG AGAGCAGCCCCCCGTCCCACCCCCGCAAAGATGGAGGAGCCCGAAGTGAGCATTGTGGTGAAGCTGGAGGGCGACtcggaggaagaggaggagaaagaagagcctGCCAGCTATGCCAAGTGCGGCCGGCGCTACAAGTGTCTGGCGTGCAGCAAGACCTTCCCCAGCGTGCCGCGGGTCCTCCGCCACGCCAAGTGCCACGCTGGGGGGGGCCCCGCCACGGCCAAGCACACCTGCCCCAGCTGCGCCAAGGAGTTCCCCGACCGCTCGCAGCTGCACAAACACCAGCTGAGCCACTCGGCCGAGCGCCCCTTCCAGTGCCCGCAGTGCTCCAAGGCCTACAAGACGGCGCCGGAGCTGCGTAGCCATGGGCGTAGCCACACGGGCGAGAAGCCCTTCATCTGCCAGGAGTGCGGCAAGGCCTTCATGCAGCCAGTGTGCCTGCGAGTCCACATGGCCCGGCACACGGGCGACCTGCCCTTCCGCTGCTCCCACTGCGCCAAGGGCTACGGCACGCTCTCCAAGCTGAAGATCCACCAGCGGGCCCACACGGGGGAGAAGCCCTACACCTGCGGCGAGTGTGGCAAAGCCTTCGCCGACCCCTCGGTCTTCCGCAAGCACCGGCGTATCCACGCCGGCCTGCGCCCCTACCAGTGCGGCGCCTGCCAGAAGACCTACGCCGAGCTGAAGGACCTGAAGAACCACGAGCGTAGCCACACCGGGGAGAAGCCCTTCCTCTGCTCCGACTGCGGCAAAGCCTTCTCCCGCTCCTCCTCGCTCACCTGCCACCAGCGCATCCACGCGGAGCAGAAACCCTACCGCTGCGGCCAGTGCGGCAAAGGCTTCACCCAGCTCTCGTCCTACCAGAGCCACCAGCGCACCCACTCCGGGGAGAAGCCGTTCCTCTGCCCGCAGTGCGGCCGCATGTTCTCGGATCCCTCCAGCTTCCGGCGCCACCAGCGGGCCCACCAGGGCGTCAAGCCCTACCAGTGCGACAAGTGCAGCAAGGCCTTCCGCCAGCCGGCCGACCTGGCCATGCACCAGCGGATCCACACCGGCGAGCGCCCCTACAAGTGCCCGCAGTGCGACAAGACCTTCGTGGCCTCCTGGGATCTCAAGCGGCACCAGCTGGTGCATTCGGGCGAGCGGCCCTTCCAGTGCGGggagtgcgggaagagcttcgCCGAGCGGGCCAGCCTCACCAAGCACCACCGGGTACACTCGGGCGAGCGGCCCTTCAAGTGCGGCCGCTGCGGCAAGACCTTCGTGGTCTCCTCCAGCCTCCGCAAGCACGAGCGGACCCACGGCGAGCGGCGGGgcggcggggaggaggaggaggcggcggaggAAGACGCGGGGGCCGCGGCCCGCCACGTCTGCCGGCTCTGCGGGGCTGCCTTCGGCGAGGCAGCGGGGCTGCGGCACCACCGGCGGGGGGAGCACCCGGAGGCGGCCCCCGAGGCGCCCACCTGCGCCGAGTGCGGGGAGGCCTTCGCCTCGCCCTACGACCTGCGCAAGCACGAGCGGCTCCACCCCGGCCtgcgccccttcccctgccccgagTGCGGCAAGGGCTTCTCCGACCGCGCCGGCCTGCGCAAACACGAGCGCATCCACTCCGGGGTGCGGCCCCACGCCTGCCCCCGCTGCGGCAAGGCCTTCCTCGGCGCCTCCGACCTCCGCAAGCACCTGCGTACccacggccccgcccccggcccacCCCTCGACgaggccgcccccccccccaatgggcCTGGCGGCTGCCTGCCAGACGGACTGCACCAGTcctcctga
- the ZNF668 gene encoding zinc finger protein 668 isoform X2: MEEPEVSIVVKLEGDSEEEEEKEEPASYAKCGRRYKCLACSKTFPSVPRVLRHAKCHAGGGPATAKHTCPSCAKEFPDRSQLHKHQLSHSAERPFQCPQCSKAYKTAPELRSHGRSHTGEKPFICQECGKAFMQPVCLRVHMARHTGDLPFRCSHCAKGYGTLSKLKIHQRAHTGEKPYTCGECGKAFADPSVFRKHRRIHAGLRPYQCGACQKTYAELKDLKNHERSHTGEKPFLCSDCGKAFSRSSSLTCHQRIHAEQKPYRCGQCGKGFTQLSSYQSHQRTHSGEKPFLCPQCGRMFSDPSSFRRHQRAHQGVKPYQCDKCSKAFRQPADLAMHQRIHTGERPYKCPQCDKTFVASWDLKRHQLVHSGERPFQCGECGKSFAERASLTKHHRVHSGERPFKCGRCGKTFVVSSSLRKHERTHGERRGGGEEEEAAEEDAGAAARHVCRLCGAAFGEAAGLRHHRRGEHPEAAPEAPTCAECGEAFASPYDLRKHERLHPGLRPFPCPECGKGFSDRAGLRKHERIHSGVRPHACPRCGKAFLGASDLRKHLRTHGPAPGPPLDEAAPPPNGPGGCLPDGLHQSS; this comes from the coding sequence ATGGAGGAGCCCGAAGTGAGCATTGTGGTGAAGCTGGAGGGCGACtcggaggaagaggaggagaaagaagagcctGCCAGCTATGCCAAGTGCGGCCGGCGCTACAAGTGTCTGGCGTGCAGCAAGACCTTCCCCAGCGTGCCGCGGGTCCTCCGCCACGCCAAGTGCCACGCTGGGGGGGGCCCCGCCACGGCCAAGCACACCTGCCCCAGCTGCGCCAAGGAGTTCCCCGACCGCTCGCAGCTGCACAAACACCAGCTGAGCCACTCGGCCGAGCGCCCCTTCCAGTGCCCGCAGTGCTCCAAGGCCTACAAGACGGCGCCGGAGCTGCGTAGCCATGGGCGTAGCCACACGGGCGAGAAGCCCTTCATCTGCCAGGAGTGCGGCAAGGCCTTCATGCAGCCAGTGTGCCTGCGAGTCCACATGGCCCGGCACACGGGCGACCTGCCCTTCCGCTGCTCCCACTGCGCCAAGGGCTACGGCACGCTCTCCAAGCTGAAGATCCACCAGCGGGCCCACACGGGGGAGAAGCCCTACACCTGCGGCGAGTGTGGCAAAGCCTTCGCCGACCCCTCGGTCTTCCGCAAGCACCGGCGTATCCACGCCGGCCTGCGCCCCTACCAGTGCGGCGCCTGCCAGAAGACCTACGCCGAGCTGAAGGACCTGAAGAACCACGAGCGTAGCCACACCGGGGAGAAGCCCTTCCTCTGCTCCGACTGCGGCAAAGCCTTCTCCCGCTCCTCCTCGCTCACCTGCCACCAGCGCATCCACGCGGAGCAGAAACCCTACCGCTGCGGCCAGTGCGGCAAAGGCTTCACCCAGCTCTCGTCCTACCAGAGCCACCAGCGCACCCACTCCGGGGAGAAGCCGTTCCTCTGCCCGCAGTGCGGCCGCATGTTCTCGGATCCCTCCAGCTTCCGGCGCCACCAGCGGGCCCACCAGGGCGTCAAGCCCTACCAGTGCGACAAGTGCAGCAAGGCCTTCCGCCAGCCGGCCGACCTGGCCATGCACCAGCGGATCCACACCGGCGAGCGCCCCTACAAGTGCCCGCAGTGCGACAAGACCTTCGTGGCCTCCTGGGATCTCAAGCGGCACCAGCTGGTGCATTCGGGCGAGCGGCCCTTCCAGTGCGGggagtgcgggaagagcttcgCCGAGCGGGCCAGCCTCACCAAGCACCACCGGGTACACTCGGGCGAGCGGCCCTTCAAGTGCGGCCGCTGCGGCAAGACCTTCGTGGTCTCCTCCAGCCTCCGCAAGCACGAGCGGACCCACGGCGAGCGGCGGGgcggcggggaggaggaggaggcggcggaggAAGACGCGGGGGCCGCGGCCCGCCACGTCTGCCGGCTCTGCGGGGCTGCCTTCGGCGAGGCAGCGGGGCTGCGGCACCACCGGCGGGGGGAGCACCCGGAGGCGGCCCCCGAGGCGCCCACCTGCGCCGAGTGCGGGGAGGCCTTCGCCTCGCCCTACGACCTGCGCAAGCACGAGCGGCTCCACCCCGGCCtgcgccccttcccctgccccgagTGCGGCAAGGGCTTCTCCGACCGCGCCGGCCTGCGCAAACACGAGCGCATCCACTCCGGGGTGCGGCCCCACGCCTGCCCCCGCTGCGGCAAGGCCTTCCTCGGCGCCTCCGACCTCCGCAAGCACCTGCGTACccacggccccgcccccggcccacCCCTCGACgaggccgcccccccccccaatgggcCTGGCGGCTGCCTGCCAGACGGACTGCACCAGTcctcctga